The nucleotide sequence GCCCGGCGACGGGCTGGCGGCCATGCGCGCGGCCACCTTCGCCAAGCAGACCGGCCGGGTGGTCGCGTTCTCACTCGCGGCGTTTCGCCAGGCCTTCGCCGCCGGCCGCGACCTGAGCGAGGTGGACAACGTGCTGATCGCCGCGGCCGCGTGCGAGCTGCATCCGCGCGCGGTGATCGCCGGGATCGAGAGCCGCGGCGTGAAGGACGAGCTGCGCGGGGGGGGGGGGGGGGGGGGGGGGGGGGGGGGGGGGGGGGGGGGGGGGGGG is from Thermoleophilaceae bacterium and encodes:
- a CDS encoding DsbA family protein, which encodes MHDSQPVFYFDVGSPYAWLAAERINALFPAPPAWQPILLGGVFKAVGRSSWARTEKREEGMREIERRAAEHGLMEVRWPDPWPGDGLAAMRAATFAKQTGRVVAFSLAAFRQAFAAGRDLSEVDNVLIAAAACELHPRAVIAGIESRGVKDELRGGGGGGGGGGGGGGGGG